In the genome of Telluria mixta, the window GGGTGAACTGCTGGTCGAGGATGCGCGCCGCTTCGTCCGCGTTGCCGTCGGCCTTGGCCTTGACGGCGCCGTCGCGCGAGGCGCTATACGCCTTGCGCTGTTCGAGGATCTGCGCGAACAGGTCATGTTCCGGACCGCTGGCCGCGATCAGCGGTTCGATCTGCTTGAGCAGCTCGGCGGCGCGCTTCACCGAGGCGGCCGAGTCTTCCTTGAAGTAGGGGCCGAGCGACGGGTCGGTGCTCTTGACGATGGCGGCGGTGCGGCGGATCGATGCGTAGTTCAGGCTGTACCAGTCCGTGATTAGGCGTTCCTTCGTGAGCGGCACGGCCATCATGGCCTTGGTCGAGTCGGCGACTTCTGTGAGGCGCCACGCGCCGACCGCGGCGATGGCCACCGTCATCGCGAGGATGAGGGCGAAGCCCAGGCCGAGGCGTCGGCCGATCTTCATGTTTGCAATGAGTCCCATCGTTATTCCTTGTGAAACGAAGGCGCGTATTGTACGCATCATATTTTCCACTTGGAATAAATAAATTCTGTAAAGAAACTTTTACGCAACACTCCACTACGTAGTTTCCACAAGTCTCCTACGGGAATTGTAAAACGATCCATTGTCGCATTTGGACGCATCTGTTAGCGTAAAAAAGGGTGGCGGGATCGTCCACCCGTTTTTTTTGTCCACGGATACCCATGAAATCTTCCCGCATTCTCCGCACTACCCTGTTCCTGGCGGGCGTCATCGGCACCCATGTCGCCGGCGCCGCGGCGCTGCCCGCGCCGTTCGTCGAACAGCTGAACGCCAGCTACCCGGCCATCGAAACGCTGTACCAGGACCTGCACCGCAACCCCGAGCTCGGGTTCAACGAGCACCAGACCGCGGCCAAGCTGGCCGAGCGCGCCAAGGCGCTGGGCTTCGACGTCACGACCGGCGTCGGCGGCACCGGTGTCGTCGCGATCCTGCGCAACGGCCCCGGCCCGACCGTGATGCTGCGCACCGAACTGGACGCGCTGCCGGTCCAGGAAAAAACGAGCCTGCCGTTCGCCAGCAAGGTCACGACGAAGAACGCCGCCGGCGACACCATCTCCGTGATGCACGCCTGCGGCCACGACCTGCACATGTCGGCGTGGTACGGCACGGCGAAGCTGATGGCCGAGAACCGCAAGGCCTGGAGCGGCACCTTGATGCTGGTCGGCCAGCCGTCCGAGGAACCGGTGAACGGCGCCAGCGCGATGCTGAAGGATGGCCTGTTCACGCGCTTCCCGAAGCCGGATTACGCGCTGTCGTTCCATGACGACGCGTCCATGCCGTCCGGTACGATCATGTACCACGCGGGGCCGTTCCGCGCGTCGTCCGACGTCGTCAGCATCACCGTGTTCGGCCAGGGCGGCCACGGCGCCGTGCCGCACGAGGCGCGCGACCCGATCGTGATGGCGTCGCGCATCGTGCTGGCGCTGCAGACGCTCGTCTCGCGCGAGAACAACCCGATCGACCCGGTCGTGATCACCGTGGGCAGCATCCACGGCGGCACGCAGGCGAACATCATCCCCGACCAGGTGACCCTGCAACTGTCCGTCCGCACGTTCAAGCCGGAAGTGCGCAAGCGCGTGCTGGCCAGCATCGCGCGCGAAGCGAAGGGCGAAGCCATCGCAGCGGGCGCGCCGAAGGAACCGCTGGTGGAAGTGAAGCCGGGTACGGATTCGGTGTACAACGATCCGGACACGCTGGCCCGCATGGTGAAGGCCGCGCAGGGCGCGGTGGGCCCCGAGTTCGTGAAGGAGATGCCGCCGAAGATGACGTCGGAGGACTTTTCGCAGTATGGCCAGCAGCCGGGCGTGAAGGCGATCCTGCTGCACGTGGGTGCCGTCGATGCGGCCCGCCTGGATGCCGCGAAGAAGGCCGGCCAACCGCTGCCGGGTACGCACTCGCCGCAATGGGCGCCGGACTTCAAGCCGACGGTCGTCAACACCATCAAGGCCGAGACGGCGATTTTGCTCGACCTGATGCCGAAGAAGTAATCAGGCCGGCGAGGTGCCGTAATACGCGTGCACCTCGCCCATCCAGCGCGTATCGGCCATGTCCGGCCAGTGGTCGGTATCGAAGCCGGGCGCGCCGGCGATGCGTTCCTTGGGGACGTCCATCGTGAAGCGCTTGTGCTGCGGGTCCAGGGTCAGCGCCTGCCAGGGCACGGCGAAGAGTTTTTCGCCCAGCCCGAGGAAGCGGCTGGACGACATCACGGCGTAGACGATGGCACCCGTGCGCATGTCCACCATGAATTCCTTGATGACGCCCAGGTGCTCGTTCTGCAGGTTGTGGACGTGGTCGCCGATCAGGGTGTTCGCGCCCATCAGTTCCGGGCCCGGTCCCTTGCCGTGCTTGTTCTTGTACATGCCGTAGTCGTCGCGTTCCTCGTAGGACATTTTCCGTCTCCTCGCCTCATTTCAGTCCGGAAGCAGAAGAATAACCCGAGTCCGGCGCGCCGGCTCGGGCGCGCACGCCCGGACGCGATCAGAACGTTTCCCACTCCTCCGTCGGGGCCGCTGCGGCCGCCTTGGCTTTCTGTGCCGGCTTCCTGACGCTGGTCTTCACGGGCACGACGGCGCGCACTTGCGTGCTGACTGGTGCAGGCGCCGCCTTCGGTGCCGTCATGGCGTTCCCATCGATGTGGAACAGCGCGACCACTTCGGCCAGCTTGTCGGCCTGGTCGCGCAGCGCGGTGGCGGCCGCCGCCGATTCCTCGACGAGGGCGGCATTGTGCTGCGTGGACGAATCCATGTCGGCGATGGCCTTGTTGACCTGTTCGATGCCGGTGCTCTGCTCGCCGCTGGCGCTGGCGATCTCGGCCACGATGTCGCTCACCTTGCGGATGCTGTCGACCACTTCGCTCATCGTCATGCCGGCCTGGTCGACCAGCTTCGTGCCGTCCTCGACCTTGCTGACGGAATCGACGATCAGGGCCTTGATCTCTTTCGCCGCGGCGGCCGAGCGCTGGGCCAGCGTGCGCACCTCGCCCGCCACGACGGCGAAGCCGCGGCCCTGTTCGCCGGCGCGCGCCGCTTCGACGGCCGCGTTCAGCGCGAGGATGTTGGTCTGGAACGCGATGCCGTCGATGACGCTGATGATGTCCACGATCTTCTTGGACGAATCGTTGATCGCGCCCATGGTCTGCACGACCTGGTCGACGACGGCGCCGCCTTGCGTGGCGATTTCCGATGCGGCGATGGACAGCTGGCTCGCCTGGCGCGCGTTGTCGGCGTTCTGGCGCACGGTGCCCGTCAGTTCTTCGACGGTGCTGGCCGTCGTGCCGAGCGAGCCGGCCTGCTGTTCGGTGCGCGAGGACAGGTCCATGTTGCCGGCCGAGATTTCCGCCGACGCGGTGGCGATGGTATCGGTGCCGCTGCGCACCTGGGCGACGATGGCGACGAGGCCGTCGTTCATGTGGCGCAGCGCGCGCAGCAGGGCGCCCGTTTCGCAGGTGCCGCTCGCGTCGATGTGCTGGGTGAGGTCGCCGCCGGCCACTTTTTCGGCCACGTCCACGGCCTGGCGGATCGGACGGACGATGGCGTTCGCCAGCACCCAGGCGCAGACGGCGCCGAACAGCACGGCCAGGCCGGCCACGATCATGATCGCACGCGCGCTGTTGCGGCTGGCGTTGTCGATGTCCTTCGCGATGGCGTCGATGTGTGCCTGCTGCATCTTGACGAGTTCAGCCTGCTTGCCTTCGTAGGCTTCCGACGTCGGCATGTATTCCTGGGTCAGGATGCGTTCAGCCGCTTCGGTGTCGCCGCCGGCCTTGGCCTTGATGGCGCGTTCCTTGGCCGACGTATAGGCCTTGCGCAGTTCCGTGATGCGGGTGAACAGCGCGCGTTCCTCGTCGCCGTCGAGCAGCGCTTCGATCTGCTTGAGCAGTTCGGTCGAGCGGGCGGCGGTCTTGACGCCGTCGGCCTTGAAGAATTCGACGAGGCTGGGGTCCGAGCTCTTGACGATGGCGGCGGTGCGGCGCACGGCGGCGAACGTCTGCATGTGCCATTCCTCCATCATGCGCTCCTTGGCCAGCGGCACGGCCATCATCGCGCGCGTGGAATCCGCGATCGTATTCAGGCGCCAGACGGCGGCGGCCGCGATGACGAGGGTCAGGCCCAGCACGAGGGCGAAGCCCACGGCGAGACGTTTCGCGATGTTCATGTTGGCGAGAAAGCCCATATGATTCTTCCTTACTCCA includes:
- a CDS encoding amidohydrolase, which codes for MKSSRILRTTLFLAGVIGTHVAGAAALPAPFVEQLNASYPAIETLYQDLHRNPELGFNEHQTAAKLAERAKALGFDVTTGVGGTGVVAILRNGPGPTVMLRTELDALPVQEKTSLPFASKVTTKNAAGDTISVMHACGHDLHMSAWYGTAKLMAENRKAWSGTLMLVGQPSEEPVNGASAMLKDGLFTRFPKPDYALSFHDDASMPSGTIMYHAGPFRASSDVVSITVFGQGGHGAVPHEARDPIVMASRIVLALQTLVSRENNPIDPVVITVGSIHGGTQANIIPDQVTLQLSVRTFKPEVRKRVLASIAREAKGEAIAAGAPKEPLVEVKPGTDSVYNDPDTLARMVKAAQGAVGPEFVKEMPPKMTSEDFSQYGQQPGVKAILLHVGAVDAARLDAAKKAGQPLPGTHSPQWAPDFKPTVVNTIKAETAILLDLMPKK
- a CDS encoding PRC-barrel domain-containing protein, which gives rise to MSYEERDDYGMYKNKHGKGPGPELMGANTLIGDHVHNLQNEHLGVIKEFMVDMRTGAIVYAVMSSSRFLGLGEKLFAVPWQALTLDPQHKRFTMDVPKERIAGAPGFDTDHWPDMADTRWMGEVHAYYGTSPA
- a CDS encoding methyl-accepting chemotaxis protein, with the translated sequence MGFLANMNIAKRLAVGFALVLGLTLVIAAAAVWRLNTIADSTRAMMAVPLAKERMMEEWHMQTFAAVRRTAAIVKSSDPSLVEFFKADGVKTAARSTELLKQIEALLDGDEERALFTRITELRKAYTSAKERAIKAKAGGDTEAAERILTQEYMPTSEAYEGKQAELVKMQQAHIDAIAKDIDNASRNSARAIMIVAGLAVLFGAVCAWVLANAIVRPIRQAVDVAEKVAGGDLTQHIDASGTCETGALLRALRHMNDGLVAIVAQVRSGTDTIATASAEISAGNMDLSSRTEQQAGSLGTTASTVEELTGTVRQNADNARQASQLSIAASEIATQGGAVVDQVVQTMGAINDSSKKIVDIISVIDGIAFQTNILALNAAVEAARAGEQGRGFAVVAGEVRTLAQRSAAAAKEIKALIVDSVSKVEDGTKLVDQAGMTMSEVVDSIRKVSDIVAEIASASGEQSTGIEQVNKAIADMDSSTQHNAALVEESAAAATALRDQADKLAEVVALFHIDGNAMTAPKAAPAPVSTQVRAVVPVKTSVRKPAQKAKAAAAAPTEEWETF